From Erwinia sp. HDF1-3R, one genomic window encodes:
- the relA gene encoding GTP diphosphokinase, whose protein sequence is MVAVRSAHLNTAGEFALDQWITSLGISNQQSCERLADTWRYCDEATRNHPDAALLLWRGVEMVEILSMLSMDNESLRAALLFPLADANVVSEAVLEEEFGKAIVSLVHGVRDMDAIRQLKATHNDSMASEQVDNVRRMLLAMVEDFRCVVIKLAERIAHLREVKDAPEDERVLAAKECTNIYAPLANRLGIGQLKWELEDFCFRYLHPDEYKHIAKLLHERRIDREDYIDTFVGSLRTEIVKEGVKAEVYGRPKHIYSIWRKMQKKALTFDELFDVRAVRIVAERLQDCYGALGIVHTLYRHLPSEFDDYVANPKPNGYQSIHTVVLGPQGKTVEIQIRTRQMHEDAELGVAAHWKYKEGGTSGGSARGASGHEERIAWLRKLIAWQEEMADTGEMLDEVRSQVFDDRVYVFTPKGDVVDLPAGSTPLDFAYHIHSDIGHRCIGAKIGGRIVPFTYQLQMGDQIDIITQKQPNPSRDWLNPNLGYVTTSRGRSKIHAWFRKQDRDKNIIAGRQILDSELDQLDISIKEAEKLLLPRYNVNSLDELLASIGGGDIRLNQMVNFLQSKLNKPSAEEEDREALRQLTQKSAAPRSKESGRVVVEGVGNLMHHIARCCQPIPGDDIVGFITQGRGISIHRADCDQLTELMSHAPERIVDAVWGESYSSGYSLVVRVTANDRSGLLRDITTILANEKVNVLGVSSRSDTKKQLATIDMDIEIYNHQVLGRVLARLNQVPDIIDARRLH, encoded by the coding sequence ATGGTTGCGGTAAGAAGTGCACATTTGAATACGGCTGGCGAGTTTGCGCTCGACCAATGGATCACCAGTTTGGGGATCTCTAACCAGCAGTCATGTGAACGACTGGCCGATACCTGGCGCTACTGCGACGAGGCGACACGCAATCATCCGGATGCCGCGCTGCTGCTGTGGCGCGGCGTCGAGATGGTCGAAATTCTCTCCATGCTGAGTATGGATAACGAAAGTCTTCGCGCGGCGCTGCTGTTTCCTCTGGCCGATGCTAACGTTGTATCCGAAGCGGTGCTGGAAGAGGAGTTCGGTAAGGCCATTGTCTCGCTGGTGCACGGCGTGCGTGATATGGACGCCATCCGTCAGCTTAAGGCCACGCACAATGACTCCATGGCCTCCGAACAGGTCGATAACGTCCGGCGCATGCTGCTGGCAATGGTGGAGGACTTCCGCTGTGTGGTGATCAAGCTGGCGGAGCGAATTGCCCACCTGCGGGAGGTCAAAGACGCGCCGGAAGATGAGCGCGTGCTGGCGGCGAAAGAGTGTACAAACATCTATGCGCCACTGGCGAACCGTCTGGGGATTGGTCAGCTGAAGTGGGAGCTGGAAGATTTCTGCTTCCGCTATCTTCATCCGGACGAATACAAACACATCGCAAAACTCCTGCACGAAAGACGCATCGATCGCGAAGACTATATTGACACCTTCGTCGGATCCCTGCGCACTGAAATCGTGAAGGAGGGAGTAAAAGCCGAGGTTTATGGCCGTCCGAAGCATATCTACAGCATCTGGCGCAAAATGCAGAAAAAGGCGCTGACCTTTGATGAGCTGTTTGACGTGCGGGCAGTGCGCATTGTTGCCGAACGTCTTCAGGACTGCTACGGCGCGCTGGGCATTGTCCATACGCTCTATCGCCACCTGCCGAGCGAGTTTGACGATTACGTGGCTAACCCCAAGCCCAACGGCTATCAGTCGATTCATACCGTGGTGCTGGGGCCGCAGGGCAAAACGGTTGAAATACAGATCCGTACCCGGCAGATGCATGAAGACGCTGAACTCGGCGTAGCCGCTCACTGGAAGTATAAAGAGGGCGGCACCAGCGGCGGCAGCGCACGCGGGGCCTCAGGCCACGAAGAGCGTATTGCGTGGCTGCGTAAGCTGATCGCCTGGCAGGAGGAGATGGCCGACACCGGAGAGATGCTTGACGAGGTGCGCAGCCAGGTCTTTGACGACCGGGTCTATGTGTTTACGCCAAAAGGCGACGTGGTCGACCTGCCTGCGGGTTCGACACCGCTCGACTTTGCCTACCACATCCACAGCGACATCGGTCACCGCTGCATCGGGGCGAAAATTGGTGGGCGCATCGTGCCGTTCACCTACCAGCTGCAAATGGGCGATCAGATTGACATTATCACTCAGAAGCAGCCTAACCCGAGCCGTGACTGGCTTAACCCGAATCTTGGCTATGTCACCACCAGCCGCGGTCGCTCCAAAATCCACGCCTGGTTCCGTAAGCAGGATCGCGATAAGAACATCATTGCCGGTCGCCAAATCCTCGACAGCGAACTGGATCAGCTGGATATCAGCATTAAAGAGGCTGAGAAGCTGCTGCTGCCGCGCTATAACGTCAACTCCCTGGACGAACTGCTGGCATCGATTGGCGGCGGTGATATTCGCCTCAATCAGATGGTCAACTTCCTGCAATCGAAGCTGAATAAGCCGAGCGCAGAGGAGGAAGATCGCGAAGCACTTCGCCAGCTCACCCAGAAATCTGCCGCGCCACGCAGCAAGGAGAGCGGACGCGTGGTGGTTGAGGGCGTCGGCAACCTGATGCACCACATTGCTCGCTGCTGCCAGCCGATCCCCGGCGATGATATTGTCGGCTTTATTACCCAGGGGCGCGGCATTTCAATTCACCGCGCCGACTGTGACCAGCTGACGGAGCTGATGTCGCACGCACCCGAGCGCATCGTGGATGCCGTCTGGGGTGAAAGCTACTCAAGCGGCTATTCGCTGGTGGTGCGGGTGACGGCTAACGATCGCAGCGGGCTGCTGCGCGATATCACCACCATTCTGGCGAATGAGAAGGTCAACGTGCTGGGCGTCTCCAGTCGCAGCGACACCAAAAAACAGCTGGCTACCATTGATATGGACATTGAAATCTACAACCATCAGGTGCTGGGCCGCGTGCTGGCGCGGCTGAACCAGGTGCCGGACATTATCGACGCCAGACGACTGCATTAA
- the rlmD gene encoding 23S rRNA (uracil(1939)-C(5))-methyltransferase RlmD has translation MAQFYSAKRRVTTRQIVTTMVYELDGAGQGVARHNGKALFINGALPGEQVEVEIVEDKRAWARGNAKRLLSTSPERVTPACPHFSQCGGCSQQHASPALQQRSKAQSLARMLGQATGQPVEVTQIIAGEAYGYRRRARLGLSWHRRSQTLQMGFRRSSSDELVNITQCPVLKPELEALINPLHQVLSSLQASDRLGHVELIQADNGTQLVLRHLDPLGEEDRRKLERFSHNHQIALYLAPDSDTLEQVSGEMPYYRLDDLTLTFSPRGFIQVNAALNQQMVHQALAWLDLHPQDRVLDLFCGMGNFSLPMGNYAESVIGVEGVTALVEKGAYNAALNNLNHVTFYQHNLEEDVAQQPWAAQGFNKVLLDPARAGAAGVMNHIIKLAPERVVYVSCNPTTLARDCQILLTAGYQLERVTLLDMFPHTGHVESMVLFSRK, from the coding sequence ATGGCGCAATTCTACTCTGCAAAACGCCGCGTGACGACCCGCCAGATCGTGACGACGATGGTATATGAGCTGGACGGGGCAGGACAGGGCGTGGCCAGGCACAATGGCAAGGCGCTTTTCATCAATGGCGCGCTGCCGGGTGAACAGGTCGAGGTTGAAATTGTTGAAGATAAACGCGCCTGGGCCAGGGGGAACGCAAAACGTCTGCTCTCTACCAGCCCGGAGCGGGTGACGCCTGCCTGCCCACATTTCAGCCAGTGTGGCGGCTGTTCACAGCAGCATGCCTCCCCTGCACTGCAACAGCGCAGCAAAGCACAGTCGCTGGCAAGAATGCTGGGACAGGCGACCGGGCAGCCGGTGGAGGTAACGCAGATCATTGCCGGCGAGGCTTATGGCTATCGCCGCCGCGCACGACTGGGACTCTCCTGGCATCGGCGCAGTCAGACATTGCAGATGGGTTTCCGGCGGTCCTCTTCAGACGAGCTGGTCAATATTACCCAGTGCCCTGTTTTGAAGCCCGAGCTTGAAGCATTGATCAACCCCCTGCACCAGGTATTGAGCAGCCTGCAGGCGAGCGACCGGCTGGGCCACGTTGAACTGATTCAGGCGGATAACGGCACACAGCTGGTTTTACGTCATCTTGACCCGCTCGGCGAGGAGGATCGTCGCAAACTGGAACGCTTTTCGCATAATCATCAGATTGCATTATACCTGGCGCCGGACAGTGATACGCTTGAGCAGGTTAGCGGCGAAATGCCTTATTATCGGCTCGACGATCTGACGCTTACGTTTAGTCCACGCGGCTTTATTCAGGTCAACGCAGCGTTGAACCAGCAGATGGTGCACCAGGCGCTGGCATGGCTGGATCTGCATCCTCAGGATCGTGTACTGGACCTGTTCTGCGGCATGGGGAATTTTTCGCTTCCCATGGGAAATTATGCAGAAAGTGTTATCGGTGTGGAGGGGGTGACAGCGTTGGTGGAGAAGGGTGCGTATAATGCCGCACTGAATAATCTGAACCATGTCACCTTTTATCAGCATAATCTGGAAGAGGACGTGGCGCAGCAGCCGTGGGCTGCACAAGGGTTTAACAAGGTTTTACTGGATCCGGCACGGGCTGGCGCGGCAGGTGTAATGAATCACATTATTAAACTTGCGCCGGAACGGGTAGTTTATGTTTCCTGTAATCCGACTACACTTGCCCGGGATTGTCAGATTCTTCTGACAGCGGGCTACCAATTGGAACGGGTTACACTGCTTGATATGTTTCCACATACCGGGCACGTAGAGTCCATGGTGCTGTTTAGCCGAAAATAG